In the genome of bacterium, one region contains:
- a CDS encoding type II secretion system F family protein, with amino-acid sequence MARFIYTAKDKEGRIRTGVVNAKSSDEVVARLRNIGLIVVKVEEERKGFSLPFGGKPGFKDLAIFCRQFAVMIESGVSLTRALEILGEQTEKRKLKDAILKIKRDVEGGKSLGDAMKEHPSIFPDLIVQMVTVGEQSGQLVNTLKQAATFYEKMDSIKRKVVSAMAYPAVVFLVLIVVSTAMLLFVIPSFAKMYEEVGAKLPGPTLFVIGISKFLQRYFFIIAGALIVAILALRRFIKTEKGKFLWDNFTMRVMIFGPLIKKVAIARFARTLSILISSGVEILQSLKITGKASGNKVLEKAMDKVAQKISAGETITKPIQETGIFPPLVVHLISVGEESGRLGDMLSKIADFYDDEVDTAVSTLASTIEPIMIVIIGVFVGGMLIAMYLPIFGLAGTIK; translated from the coding sequence ATGGCACGTTTTATTTACACTGCAAAGGATAAAGAAGGAAGGATAAGAACAGGTGTGGTAAATGCCAAATCCAGTGATGAGGTGGTGGCAAGGCTTAGAAATATAGGTCTTATAGTTGTCAAGGTGGAAGAAGAGCGGAAGGGATTCAGCCTACCCTTTGGAGGGAAGCCAGGATTTAAGGACCTTGCAATCTTCTGCAGGCAATTTGCAGTCATGATTGAATCTGGGGTTTCTTTAACACGTGCCCTTGAAATTCTTGGTGAGCAGACCGAAAAAAGAAAATTGAAAGACGCAATTCTTAAAATAAAGCGGGATGTTGAAGGTGGTAAGAGTCTCGGCGATGCTATGAAAGAGCACCCGAGTATTTTCCCGGATTTAATAGTCCAGATGGTGACTGTTGGTGAACAATCCGGACAGCTTGTAAATACCCTAAAACAGGCAGCCACGTTCTATGAAAAGATGGATTCAATAAAAAGAAAGGTCGTGTCCGCCATGGCTTACCCTGCTGTGGTCTTCTTAGTTTTAATTGTAGTTTCAACGGCTATGCTCCTTTTTGTAATTCCTTCCTTTGCCAAAATGTACGAAGAAGTTGGTGCAAAACTACCAGGACCTACTCTCTTTGTAATTGGGATAAGTAAATTCTTGCAGAGATATTTCTTTATCATAGCCGGTGCACTTATTGTTGCCATATTGGCCCTCAGACGCTTTATCAAAACCGAAAAAGGTAAGTTCCTTTGGGATAACTTCACTATGCGGGTTATGATCTTTGGCCCGTTAATTAAAAAGGTCGCAATAGCTCGCTTTGCAAGGACGTTATCCATCTTAATATCCAGTGGTGTTGAAATTTTACAGAGCTTGAAAATTACGGGTAAAGCCTCGGGTAACAAGGTTCTTGAAAAGGCAATGGATAAGGTAGCTCAGAAAATTTCAGCGGGTGAAACCATCACCAAACCCATTCAGGAAACAGGGATCTTTCCACCTCTTGTGGTGCATTTGATTTCCGTTGGGGAAGAAAGTGGAAGACTTGGTGATATGCTTTCTAAAATTGCTGATTTTTATGACGATGAGGTGGATACAGCAGTTTCTACACTTGCATCAACAATTGAACCTATAATGATTGTGATTATTGGTGTTTTTGTTGGCGGAATGTTAATTGCAATGTACTTGCCTATTTTTGGCCTTGCAGGAACGATAAAATAA
- a CDS encoding ATP-binding protein produces the protein MLGRRELRYFLSVNSFVVLFITLVALIYLKGIGADSLTELFIGISFLTILANLILFLLFPENTLWPFWISLVLFDIVVAVMSIATGGIDSRITFLFALPIVFVVYFQGLKGGIVQSLIALLFLYFLTRFHYNMPGEHLSIAPSPFTKKLTYFLVYIFIFASLTGVTLYFSNLLKRQEKDFIKYRLSSEEILSIVPSGILTISPAGEIIFANKSAREILSDSELSQFLGLVLEEKATLRSELEIGGKVLGYSLKILKDGTRIVVFQDLTEVKKLENERRELERLAFLGELSANLAHEIRNPVQAINMAMELILSKKVNPDEQLLRSVMYDAERLSEVVNRFLQYAKIPELRIAEVKIADVVARAFKNVVSLYQGNYKLRNSIPPDFMIPADETKLEELFINLFRNSIEADTKEYIDTLFLKPGEQIKLIDGSIYLAKNPAVIVRDYGKGMDSDVLKRSKELFFTTKKGGTGFGLAICERIMKAHGGNLLIYSVPGKGTDVILEFKLS, from the coding sequence TTGCTTGGAAGGCGAGAGCTAAGGTATTTTTTAAGCGTAAATTCTTTTGTAGTACTCTTCATAACGTTAGTAGCTTTAATTTATTTAAAAGGAATTGGCGCAGATTCTTTAACTGAACTTTTCATTGGTATTTCATTCCTAACGATCCTTGCTAACTTGATTTTATTCCTTCTCTTTCCTGAAAACACTTTATGGCCTTTCTGGATTTCTCTCGTCCTTTTTGACATTGTGGTCGCAGTCATGTCTATTGCCACAGGGGGAATTGATTCCAGGATAACTTTTCTTTTCGCGTTACCCATTGTATTTGTGGTATATTTTCAGGGGTTAAAAGGGGGGATTGTTCAATCCTTAATAGCCTTACTTTTTCTATACTTTTTGACCCGCTTTCATTATAATATGCCCGGTGAGCATCTTTCTATAGCCCCTTCTCCTTTTACTAAAAAACTTACCTATTTTCTTGTCTATATCTTCATTTTTGCTTCATTGACGGGAGTAACTCTCTACTTCAGCAATCTGTTGAAGCGTCAGGAGAAGGACTTTATTAAGTACAGACTTTCCAGCGAGGAGATACTGAGTATTGTGCCAAGTGGGATTTTGACGATTTCTCCAGCAGGCGAGATAATTTTTGCTAACAAGAGTGCAAGGGAGATCTTGAGTGATTCTGAACTTTCACAGTTCCTCGGGTTGGTCCTGGAGGAAAAGGCTACTTTAAGAAGTGAGCTTGAAATAGGAGGAAAAGTTCTTGGTTATTCCCTAAAAATCCTCAAAGATGGGACAAGAATCGTTGTTTTTCAGGATCTGACTGAGGTGAAGAAACTTGAAAATGAAAGAAGGGAGCTGGAGAGGCTTGCTTTTCTCGGTGAACTTTCGGCAAATCTTGCCCATGAAATAAGGAATCCCGTACAGGCTATAAATATGGCAATGGAACTCATTTTGTCAAAAAAGGTCAATCCTGACGAACAACTTTTAAGGAGCGTGATGTACGATGCAGAAAGGCTATCGGAGGTTGTTAACCGCTTTTTGCAATATGCAAAAATTCCAGAGCTGAGGATCGCCGAGGTAAAGATTGCTGATGTCGTTGCAAGAGCCTTTAAAAACGTAGTCTCGTTGTATCAAGGGAATTATAAACTCAGGAACAGCATTCCTCCTGATTTTATGATACCAGCTGACGAGACAAAATTAGAGGAGCTTTTTATTAATCTCTTCCGCAATAGTATAGAAGCAGATACCAAGGAATATATTGATACTTTATTTCTCAAGCCTGGGGAGCAGATAAAACTTATCGATGGGTCGATTTATCTGGCGAAAAATCCAGCAGTCATTGTCAGAGATTATGGAAAAGGTATGGATAGTGATGTCCTTAAAAGGTCGAAAGAACTTTTTTTTACCACAAAGAAAGGTGGAACCGGTTTTGGACTTGCTATTTGTGAGAGAATCATGAAGGCCCACGGTGGTAATCTGTTAATTTATTCCGTTCCTGGAAAAGGGACGGATGTTATTCTTGAATTCAAATTATCATGA
- a CDS encoding sigma-54 dependent transcriptional regulator, giving the protein MKKVLVVDDDKGILVSIEKYLTASGYEVFAFENPVSALSEAERINPHLAILDLKMPEMAGMDLLSELKRLNPDIYVILITAYGTLDSAIEAIRRRADDFLLKPFRLQDLEAALARAEKYLAVKEENLRLKKELKFLKEYEIVGRSKSLLEVLDKIKQIAPYDTTCLIYGETGTGKELVARAIHYNSPRKDRPFIALNMAAMPEELVESELFGYKKGAFTGAFSDKDGLFKVAEGGTLFLDEISEASPRLQAKLLRVLDFKVITPLGGTREEKIDVRIIAATNRNLPELVKEGKFREDLYYRLNVTSIYIPPLRERKEDIGLLFNYFLNRYSKKYGKKVGIESGIVEILESYDWPGNVRELEHFVEQLVITSDEGRVIKTGEVRSLLIKTTFEERRLKSLKEVEREHILNVLKSTGYNKREASKVLGIDLSTLYRKLKEIGHEKK; this is encoded by the coding sequence ATGAAAAAAGTATTAGTTGTGGATGATGACAAAGGTATCCTTGTAAGCATTGAAAAGTATCTCACTGCATCGGGATATGAAGTCTTTGCCTTCGAAAATCCGGTATCCGCGCTAAGTGAAGCGGAAAGAATTAATCCTCATCTTGCCATTCTGGATCTAAAAATGCCAGAAATGGCGGGGATGGATCTTTTAAGTGAACTTAAAAGGTTGAATCCTGATATCTACGTAATTTTGATAACTGCCTACGGAACTCTCGATTCTGCCATTGAAGCAATCAGAAGGAGGGCAGACGACTTTCTGCTGAAGCCTTTCAGATTACAAGACCTTGAAGCAGCCCTTGCAAGGGCTGAGAAGTACTTGGCTGTTAAAGAGGAAAACCTTCGCCTTAAAAAAGAGCTTAAGTTTTTAAAAGAGTATGAAATAGTGGGTAGATCAAAATCTTTGCTGGAAGTTCTTGATAAAATAAAACAGATTGCACCATACGATACCACCTGCCTAATATACGGAGAGACGGGTACGGGAAAAGAACTGGTAGCGAGAGCTATTCACTACAACTCACCGAGAAAGGATAGACCCTTTATAGCCTTGAACATGGCAGCTATGCCCGAGGAACTGGTGGAAAGCGAACTTTTCGGTTACAAGAAAGGTGCCTTTACCGGAGCGTTTTCGGATAAAGACGGTCTTTTTAAGGTGGCAGAGGGGGGTACTTTATTTCTTGATGAGATTTCTGAAGCATCACCCCGGTTGCAGGCAAAACTCCTCCGGGTGCTTGATTTCAAGGTAATAACTCCTTTAGGTGGCACGAGGGAAGAAAAGATTGATGTCAGGATAATTGCTGCAACAAACCGAAATTTGCCGGAGCTTGTTAAGGAAGGCAAGTTCCGGGAGGACCTATACTACAGGCTTAATGTTACGAGCATTTATATTCCCCCTCTTAGGGAGAGGAAAGAAGATATAGGGCTTTTGTTTAATTACTTTTTGAACAGATACTCGAAAAAGTACGGTAAAAAAGTAGGAATAGAAAGTGGCATAGTTGAGATTCTCGAATCTTACGATTGGCCTGGTAATGTGAGAGAATTGGAACATTTCGTTGAACAGCTTGTTATCACCTCTGATGAGGGCAGAGTTATAAAGACAGGAGAAGTTCGAAGCCTGCTTATTAAAACGACATTTGAAGAAAGAAGACTCAAGAGTTTGAAAGAGGTTGAGAGAGAGCACATTTTGAATGTCCTCAAGTCGACAGGATATAATAAAAGGGAGGCTTCAAAGGTCCTCGGCATTGATCTTTCAACTCTTTACAGAAAGTTAAAGGAGATAGGACATGAAAAAAAATAG
- the pilB gene encoding type IV-A pilus assembly ATPase PilB, translating into MDVGKVVSVLLKYRLVDEATAMKIREEVKRTNKSPYKVIQEMGLMTEEQLLKILAREFKVQIAELGNEPIDPTLVQLIPREFCEKNEVFPLRRKGRVLFVAMADPTKWEVLDNLRFLTNFSIEPLLMSPEKIQNLIIKAYGEKSEVSEIAKELAEESQVEELEVVEEKEEEELTDAAAAAKDSTVQRYVLTLLREAIERKASDIHIEPFEKKLRIRFRIDGTLREIEPPPYRYARGIVSVVKIMSNLKIEERRLPQDGHLKIKDKLGRIIDFRVSTLPVKHGEKVVLRILDKSSLTLDLKKLGFEPDSLKKFEYAITRPYGMILVTGPTGSGKTTTLYSALSILNRPEVNIMTAEDPVEFEFEGINQVQVREEIGLTFAAALRSFLRQDPDIIMVGEIRDSETASIAVKAALTGHLVLSTLHTNDAPSTIARLVDMGIPPYLIADSLILVMAQRLVRKLCPQCKKPVQPTPEKLKLVGLDPSFLAGKVVYGEGEGNCDVCKGSRYKGREGIYEVMLITPTIREMILEERPIHEIREKAREEGMLTLREAALLKFQRGLTSLEEVIRVTMEG; encoded by the coding sequence ATGGATGTTGGAAAGGTAGTTTCTGTACTATTAAAGTACAGGCTGGTTGACGAAGCAACGGCGATGAAGATCAGGGAAGAGGTAAAAAGGACCAATAAGTCCCCGTATAAAGTGATCCAGGAAATGGGACTTATGACAGAAGAGCAACTTTTAAAGATTTTGGCCAGAGAGTTTAAGGTTCAGATTGCTGAACTTGGAAATGAACCTATTGATCCTACTTTAGTACAATTGATTCCGAGGGAGTTCTGTGAGAAGAATGAAGTATTTCCTTTAAGAAGAAAGGGTAGAGTTTTGTTTGTTGCAATGGCTGATCCCACAAAATGGGAAGTTCTTGATAATTTGAGATTTTTGACTAATTTTAGTATTGAACCTTTACTTATGAGCCCTGAAAAGATTCAGAATCTGATAATTAAAGCCTATGGAGAGAAATCCGAAGTATCGGAGATTGCTAAAGAACTTGCTGAAGAATCTCAGGTTGAGGAGCTGGAAGTAGTAGAAGAAAAAGAAGAGGAGGAGCTTACGGATGCCGCTGCAGCTGCAAAGGATTCTACTGTTCAGCGCTATGTGTTGACTCTATTGAGGGAAGCTATAGAGAGAAAGGCCAGCGATATTCACATTGAACCTTTTGAGAAAAAATTGAGGATAAGATTTAGGATTGATGGAACACTAAGAGAAATAGAACCCCCACCATATAGGTATGCCCGGGGCATTGTTTCAGTTGTAAAGATCATGTCCAATCTAAAAATTGAGGAAAGAAGATTACCACAGGATGGCCATCTAAAGATTAAAGATAAACTGGGAAGGATTATTGATTTCCGTGTTTCTACGCTTCCGGTTAAGCATGGCGAGAAAGTGGTGTTGAGAATTCTGGATAAAAGTAGTCTTACTCTGGATCTTAAAAAACTCGGATTTGAACCTGATTCATTGAAAAAGTTTGAGTATGCTATTACAAGACCTTATGGTATGATTTTGGTGACAGGGCCAACAGGAAGTGGTAAGACCACGACATTGTATTCAGCGCTATCTATTTTGAATAGGCCGGAAGTTAACATTATGACTGCTGAAGATCCTGTAGAGTTCGAGTTTGAGGGAATAAACCAGGTTCAGGTGAGAGAAGAAATCGGTTTGACTTTTGCTGCTGCCCTGAGATCTTTCCTGCGTCAGGACCCAGATATCATAATGGTCGGTGAGATTCGTGACAGTGAAACCGCTTCCATTGCAGTTAAGGCAGCATTAACAGGTCACCTGGTGCTTTCAACATTGCACACCAATGACGCTCCCAGTACAATTGCCCGTCTTGTGGATATGGGGATTCCACCTTATCTTATTGCTGATTCTTTGATTCTCGTTATGGCTCAGCGTCTTGTTCGGAAACTGTGCCCCCAGTGTAAGAAACCTGTTCAACCAACGCCTGAGAAGCTTAAATTAGTTGGCCTTGATCCGAGCTTCCTTGCAGGAAAAGTTGTATATGGTGAAGGGGAAGGCAACTGTGATGTTTGCAAGGGCTCAAGATATAAGGGAAGAGAAGGTATTTATGAGGTAATGTTAATTACTCCGACAATCAGGGAAATGATTCTTGAGGAACGCCCAATTCATGAAATTAGAGAAAAGGCAAGGGAGGAGGGCATGTTGACGCTGAGAGAAGCTGCCCTCCTCAAATTCCAGAGAGGCTTAACTTCTCTTGAAGAAGTTATTAGAGTAACTATGGAGGGATAA
- a CDS encoding type IV pilus twitching motility protein PilT, whose amino-acid sequence MPDVTIKELLEEMVRKNATDLHLSAGAEPYFRIDKTLVPSGYKVLTPLDVKNLVYSLLSESQRAKLENELELDFAISIEGLSRFRCNAFFQRGTVACAIRRIPFKIPPIESLGLPPVVHSLVEKDKGLILVTGPTGSGKSTTLAAMIDRINQMRACHIITLEDPIEYLHRNKKAVIAQREVGQDTKSFATALKYVLRQDPDVIMVGEMRDLETIQSALIAAETGHLVLATLHTGTAIESVNRIIDVFPPYQQDQVRVQLASVLEGVISQKLLPRAGGKGMVLASEVLLATPAVQTLIRESRTHEMYSIMQSSQAFGMQTMNMSLASLFTQGLITLQTALLASPRPEELKKMVSMAPKSGR is encoded by the coding sequence ATGCCAGATGTTACAATTAAAGAACTTTTGGAAGAAATGGTAAGAAAAAACGCAACGGATTTACATCTCTCCGCAGGTGCAGAGCCCTATTTCAGGATTGACAAAACCCTTGTTCCGTCAGGATACAAAGTGCTCACACCATTAGATGTGAAAAATCTCGTGTACAGTCTTCTTTCCGAGTCCCAAAGAGCTAAGTTGGAAAATGAGCTGGAGCTGGATTTCGCTATTTCCATCGAAGGCTTATCAAGATTTAGATGCAATGCTTTCTTCCAGAGGGGAACTGTCGCCTGTGCGATAAGAAGGATTCCTTTCAAGATCCCCCCTATAGAATCCCTTGGGTTGCCACCGGTAGTACACTCCCTCGTGGAAAAAGATAAGGGATTGATTCTGGTTACTGGCCCTACGGGTAGTGGAAAGTCCACAACTCTGGCTGCTATGATAGATAGAATAAATCAGATGAGGGCGTGCCATATTATTACTCTTGAGGACCCAATTGAATACCTTCACAGGAATAAAAAAGCTGTAATTGCTCAGAGAGAAGTTGGACAGGATACTAAATCTTTTGCAACTGCTTTGAAGTACGTATTGAGGCAGGACCCCGATGTGATAATGGTGGGTGAGATGAGGGACCTTGAAACCATTCAATCCGCCTTAATTGCTGCTGAAACGGGCCATCTGGTTCTTGCAACCTTGCACACAGGTACCGCAATTGAATCTGTGAACCGTATCATTGACGTTTTCCCTCCTTATCAGCAGGATCAGGTAAGGGTGCAACTTGCCAGCGTTCTGGAAGGAGTAATCTCTCAAAAGCTCCTGCCGCGGGCGGGTGGTAAAGGAATGGTGCTGGCCTCGGAAGTATTACTTGCTACTCCTGCCGTTCAAACCCTTATTCGTGAATCAAGGACTCATGAGATGTATAGTATTATGCAGTCGAGTCAGGCTTTTGGAATGCAGACAATGAACATGTCTCTTGCAAGCCTCTTTACGCAGGGACTTATCACCCTGCAAACCGCGTTGCTTGCTTCACCTCGGCCCGAGGAGTTGAAAAAAATGGTCAGCATGGCACCCAAATCTGGAAGATAA
- a CDS encoding ABC transporter ATP-binding protein codes for MQDNVIELNNVCKTYKGELFEKPFRTLDGITFEVERNKSFGLIGLNGAGKSTTIKIILGLIFPDSGVVKVFGKFPFEEDVKRRLSYLPENPNFYENLKGFELLEWGGRLRGLTGKSLKEEVEKWLFKVGLEKEGGKLIKKYSRGMVQRLGLAQAFIGNPELIILDEPLNGLDPLGRKMARDLIAEALADGATIFFTSHILEDIEKICDRVCIIHRGRILKFVETKEVESLEKEFIKTLEEYEKNS; via the coding sequence ATGCAAGACAATGTAATTGAACTTAATAATGTCTGCAAGACCTATAAGGGGGAGCTATTTGAAAAGCCCTTCAGGACACTTGATGGTATTACCTTTGAGGTTGAAAGAAACAAGTCTTTTGGCCTTATCGGATTAAATGGTGCGGGAAAAAGTACTACTATAAAGATTATCCTCGGTCTTATCTTTCCCGATAGCGGAGTGGTTAAAGTCTTCGGTAAATTTCCCTTTGAAGAGGATGTGAAAAGAAGGTTGTCTTACTTGCCTGAGAATCCTAACTTTTATGAAAATTTGAAAGGTTTTGAACTCCTTGAGTGGGGCGGAAGACTGAGGGGTTTAACAGGAAAGAGCTTGAAAGAAGAAGTAGAAAAGTGGCTTTTTAAGGTAGGTCTTGAAAAGGAAGGAGGGAAACTCATAAAAAAGTATTCCCGCGGTATGGTTCAGAGGCTTGGCCTTGCCCAGGCCTTTATCGGGAATCCTGAACTTATAATTCTTGATGAGCCTTTAAATGGGCTTGATCCACTGGGAAGAAAAATGGCAAGGGATTTGATAGCTGAGGCGCTAGCAGATGGGGCCACCATTTTCTTTACCTCTCACATTCTGGAGGATATTGAAAAGATCTGCGACAGGGTTTGCATTATTCACCGGGGGAGAATTTTGAAATTTGTTGAAACAAAGGAAGTTGAAAGCCTTGAAAAGGAATTTATAAAGACATTAGAGGAATATGAAAAGAACTCTTGA
- a CDS encoding prepilin-type N-terminal cleavage/methylation domain-containing protein, protein MRRKGFTLIELLIVIAIIAILAAIAIPQFARYRIRAYNGAAESDLRNVRTTYEAFFADWQHYPDAVGPDSGLIAVAWTGGPTNAVDTFNLSTSVFFQALTDATNASYTMATHHTQGDTGFGADSDVQGIFYWRDRAFIGVDFPGDITPPTSVPQQDDFTGVGNWTLQ, encoded by the coding sequence ATGAGGCGTAAAGGCTTCACACTAATAGAGCTACTCATAGTGATCGCAATCATTGCGATCCTGGCCGCAATAGCCATACCGCAGTTTGCAAGATACAGAATAAGGGCATACAACGGTGCAGCAGAAAGCGATCTAAGAAATGTAAGAACGACATATGAAGCATTTTTTGCAGATTGGCAACATTACCCTGATGCTGTAGGTCCGGATTCTGGACTAATTGCCGTTGCTTGGACAGGTGGCCCCACGAATGCAGTTGATACTTTCAACTTGTCCACCTCGGTTTTCTTCCAGGCTCTTACTGATGCTACAAATGCCTCTTATACAATGGCTACTCACCATACACAGGGTGATACGGGCTTTGGTGCGGATTCCGATGTACAGGGTATCTTTTACTGGAGAGATAGAGCATTCATAGGGGTGGATTTCCCTGGCGATATTACGCCACCTACATCTGTTCCACAACAGGACGATTTCACAGGTGTAGGTAACTGGACGCTTCAGTAA